A section of the Etheostoma cragini isolate CJK2018 chromosome 12, CSU_Ecrag_1.0, whole genome shotgun sequence genome encodes:
- the dhrs1 gene encoding dehydrogenase/reductase SDR family member 1, whose amino-acid sequence MSLSGWVCVVTGASRGIGKGIALQLSEAGATVYITGRQQSTLNQTAAQVKERGGNCVPVICDSTKDKDIEDLFEQIKREQKGRLDILVNNAYAGVQAIFENMGNKFWETDPSIWDSINNTGLRGHYFFSVHASRMMVAQGRGLIVTISSMGGLRYLFNVPYGVGKAACDRLAADMAVELKSRGVASVSLWPGAVQTELVSQLILEKETPQGVDSKFKDVFASGETPEVSGMCIVSLAKDTNLMSLTGKVLMTCDLARRYGIRDVDGRSVTDYTSLKFLLTQVPYLSWLSAVVPSFVRLPRFVLSLANSHF is encoded by the exons ATGTCCCTGTCAGGCTGGGTGTGTGTAGTAACAGGTGCCTCCAGAGGCATCGGCAAGGGAATAGCTCTCCAGCTGTCTGAGGCAGGAGCCACGGTCTACATCACAGGGCGCCAGCAGAGCACTCTGAATCAAACCGCTGCACAG GTTAAGGAGAGGGGAGGAAACTGTGTGCCTGTTATCTGTGATTCTACCAAAGACAAAGACATTGAAGACCTGTTTGAACAGATCAAACGTGAACAGAAAGGCAGGCTGGACATCCTGGTTAACAATGCCTATGCTGGAGTACAG GCTATCTTTGAGAATATGGGGAACAAGTTCTGGGAAACGGATCCGTCCATTTGGGATTCCATTAATAACACAGGCCTCAG GGGCCACTATTTCTTCTCAGTTCATGCATCACGGATGATGGTGGCTCAAGGACGGGGTTTGATAGTCACCATTTCATCTATGGGTGGGCTGCGGTATCTTTTCAATGTACCATATGGTGTTGGTAAAGCCGCG TGTGACAGGCTGGCAGCAGACATGGCCGTTGAGCTGAAAAGTAGAGGAGTGGCTTCTGTCAGTCTGTGGCCAGGAGCGGTACAAACAGAGTTGGTGTCTCAGTTAATACTGGAGAAAGAAACACCACAGGGTGTAGATTCCAAG TTTAAAGATGTGTTTGCCAGTGGAGAAACCCCAGAAGTGAGCGGGATGTGCATTGTCAGTCTGGCAAAAG ataCAAATCTGATGTCTCTGACTGGGAAAGTACTCATGACTTGTGACCTGGCTAGGCGCTATGGGATACGAGATGTTGAtg GACGGAGTGTAACTGATTACACGTCCCTTAAATTCCTCCTGACGCAGGTCCCATATCTCTCCTGGCTGTCAGCTGTTGTCCCTTCATTCGTACGCCTGCCACGCTTTGTGCTCAGCTTGGCTAATAGCCACTTCTAA